The genomic DNA ACTCGCGCAGGCCCGCGAGGTGGTGCACGGGCAGGTTGTCGAGCACTAGCACATCGCCCCGGCGCAGGGTGGGGGCCAGGCACCGGCCTACGTAGAGGGCGAAACTGTGCTTGTTGAGGGGCTGATGGAGCAATTGCAGGGCTCCAAGCCCGCGCACGGACAGCGTACCAATAAGGGTGTAGGAGCGGCCCCGACGCAGCGGCACGGCCCCCCGGACGCGTTGCCCACCCACCGCCCGGCCGTGGGTGCGGGCGTAATCCAGCCGCAAGCCCGTCTCATCCAGAAAATGGAACCGGGCAACATCGGGGCGGGTGCAGACCTGTTCGACATGGTCCTGACGGGCCTGGCGTACGCGCTCGGTGTCGCGTTCAGCCGCGTGGGGGCTTTTTTTTTCGCCGCAGCTCGTGTTCGTCCAGCACTTGCCAGAGGCAGGTTTGGCCCACGGGGCGGCCCCCGCTGGCCTGCCAGGCCTGGTTTAGCTCGGCCAGCGTAGCATCGGGGTGTTGCGCCACGTAGGCCACGAGCCAGGCTTGGGCGGCGGCATCGAGGTAGCGGGCCCGGCCGCCACTGGCCGGTTTGGGGGCCAGTGAGCCGGTTTGTTGCTGCTGGCGAACCAGGCTTTTGACAAAGGAGCGGCTCACATCGAAGCGCCGGGCAACGGCGGCTTTTTTGGCCCCCGGCTCCTGGCAGGCCGCCGCCACCCGGGTACGTAAATCAAGCGAGTACGGGTTCATAAACGCTAATACGACAAGTAACTGATAGTGGCTTAACTGTTTGCGAATCCGCTATATCTGTTGAGACAGATAAAGAATCTATTTTAGAAGCTATTAAAGCAAACAGACAACGTACCCAAACGGCCAAAGCGGAATGGGAACAGGAAACGAACAAGTCGGTTAGTCTACGCACATTCAAAGCTTTTTTAAAAGTCTTGGCGGACGATATAAACGCATAAGGAAACGGTGCAAAGGGGAACCCTGCCCGGAGATATACGCGCTAAAAAAAGAGCAACTGGCTGAACTAGAGAATCTTTACGAGCAAGGTTTTGTGGACTTATTGTACGGAGATGAAAGTCATGTTTGTAGTACGGGTTATGTTCCTTACGGCTGGCAATTTCCGGGAGAAGTGGTTTCAACAGGTGTTGAGAAGGGCTATAAAATAAATATCTGGGGACTCATCAACCGACGCAATGAAACGCATTGGGTAATGACCGAAAAGAATATTAACGCACAGTTCATATTTACGCAATTAGAAGAGATATCCTTTCAACTTAAAAAGCCAACGTTCATTGTATTGGATAATGCAAGTATGCACAAAGCCCAGCTTATCCAACAGCAACTACCCTTTTGGGAAGAACGAGGCTTGTACCTATTTTACTTACCTACGTATTCACCGCACTTGAATCTGGCGGAAACGCTTTGGCGCAAATTAAAAAAAGAACAGCTTGACCCAGCTGATTATCATACGAAAGATACCCTGTTCTATGCAGTTAATCGTTGCTTAGCACAAGTAGGAAATTTATGGAAGGTAAATTTCTCCAAATTTAACATAATCTAATTAGCGCCGGCTACTTACTTCCCGCAAACTTTGCGGATTTAGCTTTATTTGTTCTTTGAGGTCGTCGACTTGCTCCGGCATTAAATCTTTTAACGGTGCTTTTAACCCGCGACCCGCTTTTATTTTTAACCCGAGAAAACCCTCCTGCTCGTAGCGGTGTAGCCAGTCGTAAATTATTCGTGTCCGTGTTTTGTAAATTAAGGCCAATTCTTTTACCTCAAAACCGGCTGAACTGAGTAAAATACATTGACAGCGTTCTCGGAAATACAATTTCTTGCCGTTTTGTTTGCCTGCTTCGATTGTCTTTTTTTCTTCCTCGGGAAGATTTAATATGTATAGCATAAAGCAAAGGTAAACAACTATTGAAAAAATGACGATTATTTGCCGACAACCACTTAATCCAACGGTTAGGAAAGATTGCCGCGCTCCACTTCGCCCTTGCTTGATGCGCAACATGCTCGCAATGACAACTGGTGCCCTACCCCTTCATCACCCGCTCCTGGCGCATAACCGATTCCAGGTGAACGGCTTCCATGTAGCGCTCCACAAAATCTTCGGTGAGGCCCACTTGCGCACCCTGGCGCTTGCTGCGCTCCAGAATCTCGGTGAGGCGGGCGGTTTGCAGGATGGTGATGTCGTTTTCCTTCTTGTATTGGCCGATTTTTTCGGCCACGGCCATGCGGCGGCCCAGCAGTTGCATCACCTCGGCATCAAGGTTGTTGATTTGCTCGCGCAGGCCGGCCAGGGCGGTCAGGTATTCGGCTTTGTCGGTGGTTTCGTGGCGCCACACTAGGCCCTGAATGAGCTGGCCCAGCGCCTCGGGCGTAATCTGCTGCTTGGCATCGCTCCAGGCATTATCGGGGTCGATGTGGCTCTCAATCATCGTCCCGTCGAAGTCCAAATCCAGCGCCTGCTGCGCCACGCCGAACAGCGTATCGCGCCGGCCGCAGATGTGGCTGGGGTCATTGAGGATGGGCATGTCGGGCAGCCGGCGCTTCATTTCGATGGGCAGGTGCCACATGGGCGCGTTGCGAAAATCGGTGTTGCCGTAGCTCGAAAAGCCGCGGTGAATCATGCCCACCTGCTTCAAACCGGCTTTTTGCAGGCGCTCGATGGCCCCCACCCACAGCTCCAGCTCGGGATGAATGGGGTTTTTGACCAGCACCGGAATGTCCACGCCGCGCAGGGCATTGGCGATTTCCTGCACCGAAAACGGGTTGCCGGTGGTGCGCGCGCCCACCCACACCAGGTCCACGCCAAAGGCCAGGCAGTCTTCGACGTGCTTAGCGGTAGCTACTTCCACGGCCACCGGCAGGCCGGTAAGCTCACTGGCTCGCTTGAGCCAGGGTAGGCCTTTAGCCCCTACCCCCTCGAAGCCGCCGGGTTTGGTGCGGGGCTTCCAAATGCCAGCGCGCAGGGCCTGCACCTTGCCAGTGGCGGCCAGCCGCTGGCAGGTTTCGAGCACCTGGGCTTCGGTCTCGGCCGAGCACGGGCCGGAGATGAGGAAGGGCTTATCCTCGGGTTTGCGGTTGAAGAGGTCGTTGAACATGGGGGTAGGGAAGTAGCGCGAAGTTTCCACTTCATGCACGAGCGCAGCGAGTATCATCGTCTGCGTGCGTGCCAGGGGTTGAAAATGAAGGTATTGAGTAGAATGAGCAGGCGATGATACTCGCTACGCTCGTGCGCAGACTCGCAGAGTCCGCGCTACATTTTTAGGGAATGATTTTTCGGATTTCGTTGGCGTGTTCAAGCTGGGTGGTCAGCCCGGCGTAGTCCTCCTGCACCAGCAGCTCACGCAGCTTATGGAGCTGCACCAGGTGCTCGTCGAGCACGTCGAGCAGGTTGTGGCGGTTTTGGCGGAAAATGGGTATCCAGGTGGCCGGCGCGCTCTTGGCCAGCCGCACGGTGCTGGCAAAGCCGCCGCCCGCCAAGTCAAAAATGCGCTGTTCGCCGCGCCGCTCCTTTTCCAACACCGTGAGCGCCAGCGCAAACGAGGTAAGGTGCGAGATGTGCGACACGTAGGCCGTGTGCAGGTCGTGGTCGGCCGCGCCGAGGTGCATCACGCGCATGGGCAAGGCTTGAAACAGCGCCTCTACGGTAGCCACGGCGTCGGGGTCGCTGGCGGCCGCGTCGCACACAACCAGCGTTTTGCCTTCAAACAAGCCGCGCACGGCCGCGTCGGGGCCCGAGTATTCGGTGCCGGCCATCGGGTGCACGGCCACGAAGCGGCCCCGGCGCGGGTGCCCGGCCACGGCCGCCAGCAGGTTGCCTTTGGTCGAGCCCACGTCGATAACCAACTGCTGGTCAGTTAGCAGGTCCAGCACCTGCGGCAGCACGGCCAGCATCGCATCCATCGGCACGGCCACGATGACGAGGCCGGCCGGGGCCACGGCGCTGGCCAGGTCGGGGTCAATCTCATCGACCAGGCCCAGCTCCAGCGCCCGCTGGGCGTAGGGGGGGTAGGCCTCCACGCCAATGAGGCGGTCGGCCAGGCCGTGCTGCCGCAGGCTGAGCGCTAGCGAGCCGCCGATGAGGCCCAGGCCGATAATGGTGATGGTCATTTGATTAAAAATTAAAAAAGGCCGTCATGCTTCATCTGGCGTCCGCTTGTCGAAGCATCTCTACCGCGTAACTACTTAATGCCATTGCAACGAAGCGGTAGAGATGCTTCGGCAGGCTCAGCATGACCGTTCTTTTTAGCTCCTATCTCCAACACCCTCCCTAGCGCCTCGCGCAGCACGCTCTCCGGCTGGCAGAGGCTGGCGCGCACGTAGCCATTTCCGTTGCTGCCGAAGATGCCGCCGGGCGTCAGAAACACGCGGGCTTCGGCCAGCACGGCGTCGCTCAGGGCGTAGCCGTCGGCATAAGGCGGCGGCACGGCGGCCCAGATGAACAGACCCACCTGGCCGGGCGCGGGCGCGCAACCCAGGGCGCGCAGCAGCGCCACCACCAGCTCGCGCCGGGCGCGGTAGGTGGCGTTTAGCTCCGCAAACCAGTCGGGGCCGAGCGCCAGCGCCGCCACGGCCGCCTGCTGCGTGCCCAGAAACATGCCTGAATCCATGTTGCTCTTGAAACGCAGCACCTCGGTCAGCCAGTCGGCGCGGCCCACCAGCATCCCTACCCGCCAACCGGCCAGGTTATGGCTTTTGCTCAAGGAGTTAAGCTCTAACGCTACCTCTCGCGCCCCCGGAATGCTGAGCAGGCTCGTCGGCGGCGTCTCGTTCAGCACGAAGCCGTAAGGGTTGTCGTGCACCAGCATAATGCCGTGAGCCGTGGCAAATTCGACCAGCTTTTGCAGAAATTCGGGGCTGGCCGGCGTGCCGGTGGGCATGTGCGGGTAGTTAACCAGCATCATTTTCACCCGGCTTAAATCACTCTGAGCCAGCGCGTCCAGGTCGGGCAGCCAGCCAGTGGCGGCGGTCAGGTCATACGCGCGCACCTCGGCCCCGCAGATTTCGGCCACCGCCCGGTAGGTGGGGTAGCCGGGGTTTGGGATTAGCACCGCGTCGCCGGCCTCCAGAAAGGTCATGCCAATGTGCATCAGGCCCTCTTTGGAGCCGGCCAGCGGCAGCACTTCGGTGGCCGGGTCGAGGGCCACGCCGTAGCTTCTCTGGTAAAAACCGGCCATTGCCTGGCGCAGCGCCGGGGTGCCCTGGTAGCTTTGGTAACCGTGCGCGCCGGGCTGCTCAGCGGTAGCCGCCAGGGCCGCCACCACGCTCGGGTGCGGCGGCAAATCGGGGCTGCCGATGCCCAGGCTGATAATATTGGCCCCGGCCGCGTTGAGGGCGGCCAGCTCGCGCAACTTGCGCGAGAAGTAGTATTCGCCGGTGTGGGCCAGGCGGCGGGCAGTGAGGATAGTCATTCTATTACAAACTAAAAACGAATGTCATGCTGAACGAAGTGAAGCATCTCTACAACCTCGTTTTGCCATCATTTACCGATTGGTTTACTGCTGCACGCGAGATGCTTCACTGCGTTCAGCATGACGTTCTTTCAGGTCCATTTCGGCAACCACTTCCTGCCCAAACTCCATGCTGCCGCGCTGGTACGCGCCCAGCACCCGCAGCTCTTCGGTCACGGCGGGCAGCTCGGCCAGCAGGTCCGCCAGCTGGGTAGGCGCGTCAAACTCCACGTCGGCGTGGAAGCCGTAGTGCCAGGGCTGGCTGGGGCGCGGGCACGACTGCAACTTGCTCAGATTCAGGCCGTGGCTAGCCACCAGCGTGAGCACCCGCGCCAGCGTCCCCGGCGCGTGGGAGGTGTAGAAATAAAGGGAAGCCTTGTCGGGGTGGGCCACCGGCCGGGCCTCGGCGGCGCGCGCCAGCACCAGGAAACGGGTGTAATTATGGGGGTCGTCGTTGATGGCCGGGGCCAGGATTTCCAGCCCGAACGCCTCGGCCGCCTGGGTACCGGCCACCACGGCCACGCCGGGCGGGCGGCTTTCGGCCAGGCGCTGGGCGCTGAGGCCGGTATCCTCGGTTTCGACGAGCTGCCAGGTGGAGTGCTGGCTCAAAAAATCGCCGCATTGGCGCAGGGCCATCGGGTGCGAATGCACGGCCCGCACATCGGCCAGCGTGGTGCCGGGCAGCGCCAGCAGGTGCTGGTGAATGGGCAAATACACCTCGCCGGTGATGGTGAGGGCGTTGCGTTCCAAGAGCAGATAATTAGGTAAGATGCTGCCGGCCAGCGAGTTTTCCATTGCCATCAGGGCCGCCCCGGCGCGGCCGTCGGCCACCTGGGCCACCACCTCGCCAAAGGTGGCGCAGAAATTCAGCGTCGGGGCCGCCCCGAAATACTGGCGGGCGGCTACTTCGTGAAAACTGCCTTGAAACCCTTGGATGGCGACTTTCATGTTAATTATGAGTTGTGAATTATGAATTGTTGCGGATGGGTGCGGTGCCATTTTTTTGGGCCGGCACCAGCGCTTCGGCAAAACATAAAAAAAGCGCCACTCGGAGAACGAGTGGCGCGGCTAATTTTTTGGGGCTTAGCTACAGGACGACTCGTTCTACGCGGGCGGCGTAAAATAATAGAAGCCAAAAAAGTAGCGGTTGCTGAGCATGATAGGTGCTGAATCGGGTAGCAAGGTAGATAGAATTTTGGGAAATGCAAGTAGCGCGCACTCGCCAAGACCGCGCCACGGCGCTACCGCACAAAAAAAGGCACGTTGCCGGTAGCCACATTGCCGTGCCCATCGTGGGCATAAATAAATAAGCGGTAGGCCCCCGGCTGGCTGGGCGCGGTGAGGGTGGTTTGGCCGGTTGCCCCGGCCGGCAGAGCCCCCGCCAGGGGGGTAGGGCGGTTTTCGCGGTCGCCGCCCTGCCCGAGGTCGGTGCTTTCGGGCAGCAGCTCCCACTGGTAGGTCAGCGCGTCGTGGTCGGGGTCCGTCACGGCGGCCTGCGCGGGGTAGGGCTGGCCGGGCTTGAGATATATGCCAGCCGTAGCTACCTTACCATCAAGGGTTAAGGAGCTAATGTGGGGGGCGCGGTTTTTCGGGTAGTGGCCACTCCACTCATATTCCAGCACGTCCATCACCTCCGTCTCCTCGCCAGCTTCGGTGAAGAGGCCGTACCAGGTGGGCGTGCGCTCCTGCTTCTGGCCCCACAAAAACACGTAGGAGCCCAGGCAGTGCGCCCGGTCCTGCACCACCGAAGCCTCGTAGCGGCTCTTGTACACGGCGGCTTTCTGGCTGCTGGTTTCCTCCACCGAGGCTTTCCAGGGGGTTTGGGGGCCTTCCCAGTGGCCGGTGGGTCCCCACTCGGTCACGAGGTAGGGGCCGGCCCAGCCGGCTTCGCGGATTTGCTGCGGCAGCGTGGCCAGCCCCGCGTAAGTGTTGACGCTCAGGATATCGACGGCCGGGCAGCGGGCCTTTATGTACGCCACTTCCTTCGGCCCTACCCCCGCCAGCACGGTCGAGGTCGGGTGGTTGGGGTCCGTTTCGTGAATCATCCGGGCGATGTCGTTCACGGCATCCCATACCTTGGGATTAGTATAGTCGAGGTTCAACTCATTGCCAATGCCCCAGAGCAGCACGGCCGGGTCATCTTTGTATTTAAGCACCTCGCCCTTAATCTTTTGCAGCTGCGCGGCCACGGCCGCCGCGTCGTTGTAGTCGAAGCCGTGGCGCTCGCGGGCCACGTCGAGGCCGAGCATCACGGTGAGGTGGTTTTTGTTGGCCTCAGCCAGCACCTTCGGCGCGTCGCCGGTGCCCCAGGTGCGGATGGAATTGCCACCGTAGGCCGCGATGCGCTCGGGGTACTGGCTGCCGCCCGCGCCTTTCACGAAGTAAGGCTGGCCGCCTCGCAGCAACTCATACTTCCCATTGACCTGACGGACAACTACTTTGACAGGCTTGGCGGGCGGGCCGGCGAGAGTAGGCTGAACAACGAAAGCCAGCGCGGCAACGGCCAAGCTGAGGGGTAGGAAAAAGTAGCGCATAGCGGGAAGAAGCTGAGCGGCAAAAGTAGCCGGAATAGTGGCCTTGGTTGAAAGTTTGGTCCAAATGCTGATTGTTGAACTTGTCAGCAATCCCGCCGCGCTAACATTGACAAGGTACTCTAACCTGAAAGACAATAACTTATAGTTGTCAAGCAACCGTTTTTAGAGCCAGAACACAACCTTTCCGTCGCGTCTGTAAAGTTATCTGTACGTTGATTGCTGAAGTTATCCGTACCAAATCAGCCTGTTTTTCGCTCCCATTGTCTGCTACTAGGTAGTCAGCTTAGTTGCACAGTTAAACGGACGTTTGATTGTGCAACTAAGCTGACAGCATCTAAGCGCGTAATTTTATATCTAAATAGTTTTTAGTTGTGTTCATTGGAACAAACCCAGCAGCCATTAGTCAGCATTCCGGGCCTGCACAAGCTGCTGGTATTTCTGGATGGTGGCCTCCTTATCGGCTGCCAGTTCCCGGAGCAAGGTGGCCTCGCCCCCAGCCGGGCTGTACTTGGCTCCCCAAAGGGTGATTTCCAAGAGGAGCGGCAGTAAGTCTACGCCTTTTTCAGTAAGACGGTAGGTGAACTTCGAGCGCTTATCGGCCGCTACTTCTTTGGTGATGATGCCCTGCGCTTCGAGCGTGGCCAGCCGGTTGGCGAGGATGTTGGTCGCCATTTTTTCTGCCGATTGCAGGAATTCGCCATAGGTCGATTTGCGCGCGAACACCATGTCGCGCAGAATCAGGAGCGCCCACTTATCGCCCAGCACATCCAGGGCAAAGCTGATGGGGCAGTCGGAACGAGGCATTAGCTGCTTCATAAAACACGCGCTTAAATTCCACTTGCAAATCAAAAGCAAATGAGCCTACCTTTACACTTGCCAGGTGCAAGTAAATGCCCGTCGGGCTAGTTCCCCTTTTATTACCAAGTAGAAAAGCATCTTCAGTAGCCTTTCAATACTACCATTACTCAACTTACGCATCTCCTGCATGGACTCTTCCTCTGCTAACGGCTTGCAAAGCCTCAGTTTTCACAATCTGGCCTTCACCGTATCGGATATCGAAAAAACTATCCATTGGTACGAAGCCACGCTTGGCTTTAAAGTGCTGAGTAGAACCGCCATTCCGGCCATCGGTGCGCAAGTCGTCTTTCTACAGTTAGCTGATATTCAGCTGGAAGTGTTACAGGCGAGCAACGGCTTTCGCCTCGATGAACTGTTTGCCGATGCGCCGAATCACTTGTTGCCCATCGGCAACAAATCGCTGGTACTACAGGTGAACGACCTGCACCGGGCGACCGTGGAGCTTGAAGAAAAAGGCGTAACCTTCGCCTGGAAAGAAGTGGACCTCTCGGGCGAAGGCCACTTGTCAACGATGATACGGGACAATGACGGCAATTTTATCAACATCTTCCAGAGAGAATCGCCTGAGTAAGCAGCAGCCGTGAGCGCCGGCGTTTTGCGCCTCGCCCAGAAGAATGTGGCAGCGGCCTTCTCTGTGTCAAGCACTACCGCAAGCCCTTGCAAGCGCACCTAGTAGAATGGCTATCAAGAAGGGCTTAAAGCAATTTTACTTCTCCGAGGTTGTAGCAAGGACACGATTGGCAGCCATTCGCTTAATTCATGCACCAAGCTTTTAACCGAGGCTAATAGGGAGGAATTTGGAAGAAAGAAGGAGGAATGTAGAACCGACCCAAGCCTTTTGCATTTCAGGCTAAGTTCCGCCTTTTTTCTTCCAAATTCCGCCTTTAGCTTTTCTCCTCCGTGGGCGGCGTGCCGCGGAAGGCATCCGTTTTCCCTACCCCCACCGTCAGCTTCACCGGGCGGTTCTCCTTGGCCGACTGGTAGATAGCTTCCATGATGCGCTGGTCCTGCAAGCCTTCTTCGCCGGGCGTGTAGGGCGTTTTGTTGTCGCGCACGCACTCGGCCAGGTGGTCCATTTCGAGGGCAAATTGCTGCTTGTCAGGGTTGCTTGGCATTTCGGTTACCTGCTGGCCGCCGGGGGCGTGTACCAATTCTTGCTTCAGCCCTTTGTAGGGAAAAGCGGGGTCCATTTTAATGGTGCCGGTTTCGGCGTGCACGGCGTAGCTTTTGGCATTAAAAGAGCCGTAGCCGCTCATGCACTGCGAGATGGCCCCGCTGGGAAAGCGCAGCGTGAAGGCCACGTTCTCCTCGATTTCCTTAAATCGGTCGTCGCCGGGCGTGCTGTAAATCTGGGCCGAAACCTCCGTGGGCTCCTCCCCTAGCAAGAAGCGCGTGGTGTTGAGGCAATACAAGCCTACATCGGGCAGCGACCCGCCGCCGGCCAGGGCTTTTTTGTGGCGCCACTGCTGGTCGTGGGCCTGGTTCTGGCAGTTCATCATCTGGATAAGCTTGGTCTGGCCATAGGTTTTGGCGCGTACCAGCTGCATGGCGGCGCGGTTAAGCGGCTCGTACTGAATACGGTAGGCAATCATAAGCTTTTTGCCAGCCTTGTCGCAAGCCGCAATCATCTCCTCGCACTCCTTCACGGAATCGGCCATCGGCTTTTCGCAGAGAATATGCTTGCCCGCTTTGGCCCCCCGAATGGTGTATTCGTGGTGCATCGAGTTGGGCAGCACGATGTAAATGACCTGCACCTCGGGGTTGTCCCTGAGCTTGTCGTAGGTTTGGTACGAGTAGCAGCTGCTAGGCTTAATCCCGTACTGCTTAGCCACTTTAGCCATCTTGTCGGCATCGCCGCTCACCAGGGCTACCGGCTTGGCGTGCTTGCACTGGCCAAAGGCGGGCAGGATTTCGGCCAGCGTGAGGTGGCCCAGGCCCACGATGGCGTAGCCCACGCGCTGGTCGGGCGCGTCGGGGTTGAGGAAAGGGCCGGCTTTGGGGTCGGTGGGCGCTTCGAGGGGGGGTAGGGTAATGTCGAGCGGGCCGGTGGGCGGTGAGGTGGTGCCGAAGCCACTGAGGTCGGCGGCCTCGGCGGCGGCCAGCGGCAGGGCCGACGCCAGGCCGGCGGCCAGCAGCCCGCGCCCGGCGTGGTTGATAAACTGGCGGCGCGAGGCGTCGCAGGCCGTATCGGTAGTAGTTTCGAGCGCGATGCGGTCGAGGGTATCGGCAGTGGAAATCTCGTGGAACATGGTAGAAATAGCGCGTGAAAAACCAGGGGAAGCTGGCTTTACGTGCCGGAGGGGGCCTAGCGTTGCCAGCCAGCCGGGTAAGCTCGGCGGTGATAACCTCTCCCGGACTGGCCGGTTTAGCAGGGGTCAATTATTAGCTATCACTGCTTTATTTTTCAACTTAAATACTTGACAAATAATCGGTAGGTGACAATTTATTTCTTCGTCCGACGCTTATTCCCGTTCGCATGTCCGCACTTTTCGAGCCGCTTACCCTGCGTGGCCTCACGCTCAAAAATCGCATTGTTGTGTCGCCCATGTGCCAATACAGCGCCCAGGATGGCTTCGCCAACGACTGGCACCTAGTGCATCTGGGCAGCCGCGCCGTGGGCGGGGCCAGCCTACTCATTCAGGAAGCCACGGCGGTGTCGGCCGAGGGCCGCATCACGCCCGAAGACCTGGGCATCTGGCGCGATGAGCACATTGATTTTCAGCGGCGTATCAACCAGTTTGTCGAAGCCCAGGGCAGCGTGCCGGGCGTGCAGCTGGCCCATGCCGGCCGCAAGGCCAGCACTTATACCAGCTGGCTCGGAAAAGGCCACGGCGCGGTGCCCGAGGCCGAAGGCGGCTGGCCGGTGGTGGCGCCCAGCGCAATTAAATTTTCCGACGCCTACCCCCTGCCGGTGGCCCTGGACGCGGCGGGCATCAAAAAAGTCATTGCTGATTTCCGCGGCGCTACCGAGCGTTCGCTGGCCGCTGGCTTTAAGGTAATTGAGATTCACGCGGCCCACGGTTATTTGCTGCACGAGTTTTTGTCGCCGCTCAGCAACCAGCGCACCGACACCTACGGCGGCTCTTTCGAAAACCGCATTCGGCTGCTGCGGGAAGTGGTGGCGGCCGTGCGCCAGGCCCTACCCCCCGCTTTTCCGCTGTTCGTGCGCATCTCGGCCACCGACTGGGCCGAAGGCGGCT from Hymenobacter psoromatis includes the following:
- a CDS encoding 3-deoxy-7-phosphoheptulonate synthase, yielding MFNDLFNRKPEDKPFLISGPCSAETEAQVLETCQRLAATGKVQALRAGIWKPRTKPGGFEGVGAKGLPWLKRASELTGLPVAVEVATAKHVEDCLAFGVDLVWVGARTTGNPFSVQEIANALRGVDIPVLVKNPIHPELELWVGAIERLQKAGLKQVGMIHRGFSSYGNTDFRNAPMWHLPIEMKRRLPDMPILNDPSHICGRRDTLFGVAQQALDLDFDGTMIESHIDPDNAWSDAKQQITPEALGQLIQGLVWRHETTDKAEYLTALAGLREQINNLDAEVMQLLGRRMAVAEKIGQYKKENDITILQTARLTEILERSKRQGAQVGLTEDFVERYMEAVHLESVMRQERVMKG
- a CDS encoding dehydrogenase, which codes for MFHEISTADTLDRIALETTTDTACDASRRQFINHAGRGLLAAGLASALPLAAAEAADLSGFGTTSPPTGPLDITLPPLEAPTDPKAGPFLNPDAPDQRVGYAIVGLGHLTLAEILPAFGQCKHAKPVALVSGDADKMAKVAKQYGIKPSSCYSYQTYDKLRDNPEVQVIYIVLPNSMHHEYTIRGAKAGKHILCEKPMADSVKECEEMIAACDKAGKKLMIAYRIQYEPLNRAAMQLVRAKTYGQTKLIQMMNCQNQAHDQQWRHKKALAGGGSLPDVGLYCLNTTRFLLGEEPTEVSAQIYSTPGDDRFKEIEENVAFTLRFPSGAISQCMSGYGSFNAKSYAVHAETGTIKMDPAFPYKGLKQELVHAPGGQQVTEMPSNPDKQQFALEMDHLAECVRDNKTPYTPGEEGLQDQRIMEAIYQSAKENRPVKLTVGVGKTDAFRGTPPTEEKS
- a CDS encoding oxidoreductase; translation: MSALFEPLTLRGLTLKNRIVVSPMCQYSAQDGFANDWHLVHLGSRAVGGASLLIQEATAVSAEGRITPEDLGIWRDEHIDFQRRINQFVEAQGSVPGVQLAHAGRKASTYTSWLGKGHGAVPEAEGGWPVVAPSAIKFSDAYPLPVALDAAGIKKVIADFRGATERSLAAGFKVIEIHAAHGYLLHEFLSPLSNQRTDTYGGSFENRIRLLREVVAAVRQALPPAFPLFVRISATDWAEGGWTADESVRLSTWLREAGVDLVDCSSGGNVATAKIPVGPGYQVGFAERIRREAGIATGAVGLITTPAEAEEVVASGQADLVLLAREELRDPYFPLRAAHALGADVAWPVQYERAKPR
- a CDS encoding HxlR family transcriptional regulator, whose product is MKQLMPRSDCPISFALDVLGDKWALLILRDMVFARKSTYGEFLQSAEKMATNILANRLATLEAQGIITKEVAADKRSKFTYRLTEKGVDLLPLLLEITLWGAKYSPAGGEATLLRELAADKEATIQKYQQLVQARNAD
- a CDS encoding aminotransferase, whose product is MTILTARRLAHTGEYYFSRKLRELAALNAAGANIISLGIGSPDLPPHPSVVAALAATAEQPGAHGYQSYQGTPALRQAMAGFYQRSYGVALDPATEVLPLAGSKEGLMHIGMTFLEAGDAVLIPNPGYPTYRAVAEICGAEVRAYDLTAATGWLPDLDALAQSDLSRVKMMLVNYPHMPTGTPASPEFLQKLVEFATAHGIMLVHDNPYGFVLNETPPTSLLSIPGAREVALELNSLSKSHNLAGWRVGMLVGRADWLTEVLRFKSNMDSGMFLGTQQAAVAALALGPDWFAELNATYRARRELVVALLRALGCAPAPGQVGLFIWAAVPPPYADGYALSDAVLAEARVFLTPGGIFGSNGNGYVRASLCQPESVLREALGRVLEIGAKKNGHAEPAEASLPLRCNGIK
- a CDS encoding prephenate dehydrogenase, whose translation is MTITIIGLGLIGGSLALSLRQHGLADRLIGVEAYPPYAQRALELGLVDEIDPDLASAVAPAGLVIVAVPMDAMLAVLPQVLDLLTDQQLVIDVGSTKGNLLAAVAGHPRRGRFVAVHPMAGTEYSGPDAAVRGLFEGKTLVVCDAAASDPDAVATVEALFQALPMRVMHLGAADHDLHTAYVSHISHLTSFALALTVLEKERRGEQRIFDLAGGGFASTVRLAKSAPATWIPIFRQNRHNLLDVLDEHLVQLHKLRELLVQEDYAGLTTQLEHANEIRKIIP